One Paenibacillus sp. FSL W8-0186 genomic window carries:
- a CDS encoding AAA family ATPase: MQKLVFFVGVAGTGKTTVARKIADRIPAAFLDRDTVGGRFVEKILEMNGLDVNDRDSDFYKKHLRDLEYDTTKDICIENLAAGQNVFMISPFTAELKNKQWIEDVISAAGLTKNEVDVKVIVVTLSDMETQKQRIIDRQTERDTWKLEHWDDFKHRVQFVPEINWDIPKSSVLVFDNSGDLTSEKVDSVYEFVKATSR; the protein is encoded by the coding sequence GTGCAGAAGCTTGTTTTTTTTGTAGGGGTAGCTGGTACAGGGAAAACTACAGTTGCCCGCAAGATTGCTGACCGGATTCCGGCGGCTTTCCTGGATCGGGATACCGTAGGCGGAAGATTCGTTGAGAAAATTTTGGAGATGAACGGCTTGGACGTGAACGACCGTGACTCCGATTTCTATAAGAAGCATCTCCGCGATCTGGAGTACGACACCACCAAGGATATTTGCATCGAGAATCTGGCCGCAGGGCAGAACGTGTTCATGATCTCTCCCTTTACGGCTGAATTGAAGAACAAGCAGTGGATCGAAGACGTTATCTCCGCAGCAGGTCTGACGAAAAACGAAGTTGACGTGAAGGTTATCGTTGTAACACTAAGTGATATGGAAACCCAGAAACAGCGCATCATCGACCGTCAAACCGAACGCGACACCTGGAAGCTGGAGCATTGGGACGATTTCAAGCATCGTGTTCAGTTTGTTCCTGAGATTAACTGGGACATTCCGAAATCCTCGGTTCTTGTGTTCGATAACAGCGGCGATTTGACCTCGGAGAAGGTTGATTCGGTGTATGAGTTTGTGAAGGCTACTAGCCGTTAA